Proteins found in one Drosophila busckii strain San Diego stock center, stock number 13000-0081.31 chromosome 2R, ASM1175060v1, whole genome shotgun sequence genomic segment:
- the LOC108597310 gene encoding dnaJ-like protein 60 isoform X4, which translates to MLRLTLLKFNSNLCKCGNARWKSNKVLTYYEVLNVPNDCSSRDIRNAFVKLSKQYHPDATGNKETNAEQFVQISEAYKTLVKETTRREYDDSLLWSPSGSARSPLDVGQTWEVKPNYHPNPGPYYGIKGIERVSNIKVALFLLVLGIAGAVFGFSSVKHSFHLHRQVQDEVSAEANTHHATVVADAQKYGNKEQIKRMAERLARDPYK; encoded by the exons ATGCTGCGACTAACGTTGCTGAAATTCAACAGTAATCTTTGTAAat GCGGCAATGCGAGATGGAAGAGCAACAAGGTGCTAACATACTATGAAGTGCTAAACGTGCCCAATGATTGCAGCTCACGGGATATACGCAATGCATTTGTCAAACTCTCAAAACAG TATCATCCAGATGCAACGGGCAACAAAGAAACAAATGCAGAGCAGTTTGTACAAATATCTGAGGCTTACAAGACGTTGGTAAAGGAAACAACGCGCAGGGAATATGATGACAGTCTGCTATGGAGTCCAAGCGGCTCAGCGCGCTCGCCGCTTGATGTGGGGCAGACCTGGGAAGTTAAGCCTAATTATCATCCCAATCCGGGTCCCTACTATGGCATCAAGGGCATTGAACGCGTTTCAAACATTAAAGTGGCTTTGTTTCTCTTGGTGCTGGGCATAGCCGGCGCCGTTTTTGGCTTCAGCTCAGTGAA GCACTCATTTCATCTGCATCGACAGGTGCAAGATGAAGTCTCTGCTGAGGCAAACACCCACCATGCTACAGTTGTGGCCGATGCACAAAAATATGGCAACAAGGAGCAGATTAAACGCATGGCTGAGCGCTTGGCGCGAGATCCATACAAATAA
- the LOC108597309 gene encoding dopamine N-acetyltransferase — MEVQNIHKQQLLPSAHQILDARCGLNDLYPIARLTQKLDVLNMSATMDKECPYTIELIREEDAAEVLQMLKTFFFKDEPLNTFLDLGECKELEKYSVKSLKDNCSYKAVNKNGEIIGVFLNGLMHRSSATDAPAEKAADSCEHPKFKKILSLMDHVEDQFNIFDLYPSENVILDGKIISVDTNYRGLGIAGRLTERAYEYMREQHINVYHVLCSSHYSARVMEKLGFHEVFEMKFADYKPQGEVVFKPAQPHVGVRILVKELEQSKPTSSL, encoded by the exons atggaAGTTCAAAACatacacaagcagcagctgctgcccagcGCACATCAAATCCTTGATGCCAGATGTGGG ctaaACGATTTGTATCCCATAGCGCGTTTGACACAGAAACTGGACGTGCTCAATATGTCAGCGACAATGGATAAAGAATGCCCCTATACCATTGAATTAATTCGGGAAGAGGACGCTGCGGAGGTGCTGCAAATGCTCAAGACATTTTTCTTTAAG gaTGAACCACTGAATACATTTCTTGATCTGGGCGAGTGCAAAGAACTGGAAAAATATTCAGTTAAATCGCTCAAGGATAATTGCAGCTACAAGGCAGTCAACAAGAATGGCGAGATCATTGGAGTATTCTTAAATGGATTGATGCATAGATCG TCAGCTACAGATGCACCAGCTGAGAAGGCGGCGGATTCCTGCGAACATCCCAAGTTCAAGAAAATATTGTCGCTAATGGATCATGTGGAGGATCAGTTCAACATCTTTGATCTTTATCCCAGCGAGAATGTCATACTCGATGGCAAAATCATTTCCGTAGACACCAATTATCGTGGTCTGGGCATTGCCGGACGTTTGACGGAACGCGCCTATGAGTACATGCGTGAGCAGCATATTAATGTCTATCATGTGCTCTGCTCCAGTCACTACTCGGCGCGTGTTATGGAGAAATTGGGCTTCCATGAAGtgtttgaaatgaaattcgcCGATTATAAGCCGCAGGGTGAGGTCGTCTTCAAGCCGGCACAGCCACATGTGGGCGTGCGCATACTGGTCAAGGAGCTGGAGCAGAGCAAGCCCACATCGAGCTTGTAA
- the LOC108597310 gene encoding dnaJ-like protein 60 isoform X2 — protein MLRLTLLKFNSNLCKCKHIFLGGNARWKSNKVLTYYEVLNVPNDCSSRDIRNAFVKLSKQYHPDATGNKETNAEQFVQISEAYKTLVKETTRREYDDSLLWSPSGSARSPLDVGQTWEVKPNYHPNPGPYYGIKGIERVSNIKVALFLLVLGIAGAVFGFSSVKHSFHLHRQVQDEVSAEANTHHATVVADAQKYGNKEQIKRMAERLARDPYK, from the exons ATGCTGCGACTAACGTTGCTGAAATTCAACAGTAATCTTTGTAAatgtaaacatatttt TTTAGGCGGCAATGCGAGATGGAAGAGCAACAAGGTGCTAACATACTATGAAGTGCTAAACGTGCCCAATGATTGCAGCTCACGGGATATACGCAATGCATTTGTCAAACTCTCAAAACAG TATCATCCAGATGCAACGGGCAACAAAGAAACAAATGCAGAGCAGTTTGTACAAATATCTGAGGCTTACAAGACGTTGGTAAAGGAAACAACGCGCAGGGAATATGATGACAGTCTGCTATGGAGTCCAAGCGGCTCAGCGCGCTCGCCGCTTGATGTGGGGCAGACCTGGGAAGTTAAGCCTAATTATCATCCCAATCCGGGTCCCTACTATGGCATCAAGGGCATTGAACGCGTTTCAAACATTAAAGTGGCTTTGTTTCTCTTGGTGCTGGGCATAGCCGGCGCCGTTTTTGGCTTCAGCTCAGTGAA GCACTCATTTCATCTGCATCGACAGGTGCAAGATGAAGTCTCTGCTGAGGCAAACACCCACCATGCTACAGTTGTGGCCGATGCACAAAAATATGGCAACAAGGAGCAGATTAAACGCATGGCTGAGCGCTTGGCGCGAGATCCATACAAATAA
- the LOC108597310 gene encoding dnaJ-like protein 60 isoform X1 translates to MLRLTLLKFNSNLCKLYPLRSLGGNARWKSNKVLTYYEVLNVPNDCSSRDIRNAFVKLSKQYHPDATGNKETNAEQFVQISEAYKTLVKETTRREYDDSLLWSPSGSARSPLDVGQTWEVKPNYHPNPGPYYGIKGIERVSNIKVALFLLVLGIAGAVFGFSSVKHSFHLHRQVQDEVSAEANTHHATVVADAQKYGNKEQIKRMAERLARDPYK, encoded by the exons ATGCTGCGACTAACGTTGCTGAAATTCAACAGTAATCTTTGTAAat TATATCCATTGCGCAGTTTAGGCGGCAATGCGAGATGGAAGAGCAACAAGGTGCTAACATACTATGAAGTGCTAAACGTGCCCAATGATTGCAGCTCACGGGATATACGCAATGCATTTGTCAAACTCTCAAAACAG TATCATCCAGATGCAACGGGCAACAAAGAAACAAATGCAGAGCAGTTTGTACAAATATCTGAGGCTTACAAGACGTTGGTAAAGGAAACAACGCGCAGGGAATATGATGACAGTCTGCTATGGAGTCCAAGCGGCTCAGCGCGCTCGCCGCTTGATGTGGGGCAGACCTGGGAAGTTAAGCCTAATTATCATCCCAATCCGGGTCCCTACTATGGCATCAAGGGCATTGAACGCGTTTCAAACATTAAAGTGGCTTTGTTTCTCTTGGTGCTGGGCATAGCCGGCGCCGTTTTTGGCTTCAGCTCAGTGAA GCACTCATTTCATCTGCATCGACAGGTGCAAGATGAAGTCTCTGCTGAGGCAAACACCCACCATGCTACAGTTGTGGCCGATGCACAAAAATATGGCAACAAGGAGCAGATTAAACGCATGGCTGAGCGCTTGGCGCGAGATCCATACAAATAA
- the LOC108597310 gene encoding dnaJ-like protein 60 isoform X5, with product MLRLTLLKFNSNLCGNARWKSNKVLTYYEVLNVPNDCSSRDIRNAFVKLSKQYHPDATGNKETNAEQFVQISEAYKTLVKETTRREYDDSLLWSPSGSARSPLDVGQTWEVKPNYHPNPGPYYGIKGIERVSNIKVALFLLVLGIAGAVFGFSSVKHSFHLHRQVQDEVSAEANTHHATVVADAQKYGNKEQIKRMAERLARDPYK from the exons ATGCTGCGACTAACGTTGCTGAAATTCAACAGTAATCTTT GCGGCAATGCGAGATGGAAGAGCAACAAGGTGCTAACATACTATGAAGTGCTAAACGTGCCCAATGATTGCAGCTCACGGGATATACGCAATGCATTTGTCAAACTCTCAAAACAG TATCATCCAGATGCAACGGGCAACAAAGAAACAAATGCAGAGCAGTTTGTACAAATATCTGAGGCTTACAAGACGTTGGTAAAGGAAACAACGCGCAGGGAATATGATGACAGTCTGCTATGGAGTCCAAGCGGCTCAGCGCGCTCGCCGCTTGATGTGGGGCAGACCTGGGAAGTTAAGCCTAATTATCATCCCAATCCGGGTCCCTACTATGGCATCAAGGGCATTGAACGCGTTTCAAACATTAAAGTGGCTTTGTTTCTCTTGGTGCTGGGCATAGCCGGCGCCGTTTTTGGCTTCAGCTCAGTGAA GCACTCATTTCATCTGCATCGACAGGTGCAAGATGAAGTCTCTGCTGAGGCAAACACCCACCATGCTACAGTTGTGGCCGATGCACAAAAATATGGCAACAAGGAGCAGATTAAACGCATGGCTGAGCGCTTGGCGCGAGATCCATACAAATAA
- the LOC108597310 gene encoding dnaJ-like protein 60 isoform X3, giving the protein MLRLTLLKFNSNLLYPLRSLGGNARWKSNKVLTYYEVLNVPNDCSSRDIRNAFVKLSKQYHPDATGNKETNAEQFVQISEAYKTLVKETTRREYDDSLLWSPSGSARSPLDVGQTWEVKPNYHPNPGPYYGIKGIERVSNIKVALFLLVLGIAGAVFGFSSVKHSFHLHRQVQDEVSAEANTHHATVVADAQKYGNKEQIKRMAERLARDPYK; this is encoded by the exons ATGCTGCGACTAACGTTGCTGAAATTCAACAGTAATCTTT TATATCCATTGCGCAGTTTAGGCGGCAATGCGAGATGGAAGAGCAACAAGGTGCTAACATACTATGAAGTGCTAAACGTGCCCAATGATTGCAGCTCACGGGATATACGCAATGCATTTGTCAAACTCTCAAAACAG TATCATCCAGATGCAACGGGCAACAAAGAAACAAATGCAGAGCAGTTTGTACAAATATCTGAGGCTTACAAGACGTTGGTAAAGGAAACAACGCGCAGGGAATATGATGACAGTCTGCTATGGAGTCCAAGCGGCTCAGCGCGCTCGCCGCTTGATGTGGGGCAGACCTGGGAAGTTAAGCCTAATTATCATCCCAATCCGGGTCCCTACTATGGCATCAAGGGCATTGAACGCGTTTCAAACATTAAAGTGGCTTTGTTTCTCTTGGTGCTGGGCATAGCCGGCGCCGTTTTTGGCTTCAGCTCAGTGAA GCACTCATTTCATCTGCATCGACAGGTGCAAGATGAAGTCTCTGCTGAGGCAAACACCCACCATGCTACAGTTGTGGCCGATGCACAAAAATATGGCAACAAGGAGCAGATTAAACGCATGGCTGAGCGCTTGGCGCGAGATCCATACAAATAA
- the LOC108595464 gene encoding RNA polymerase II-associated protein 3, producing MSGEKKAFELQMQVRQNAREYQSSVKDLYSWEKEIKSKEQALKNAPAPAPNTASAVRSHVTKENETSNKKPKHAASPVGTPTEKQDLPVDTVAQQHKKANDIKDRGNSYVKVGDYERAIEAYTEAIETYAHDPVYFINRALCYLKQERYDHCVDDCEAAIAIDKTCVKAYYRRMQANESLGNNMEALKDCTTVLAIDPKNIEAKRSLQRINDRLRKIATKSGPNFNAARDDLVDILPFDKPAYKRSKKAMRRMPIVDIVSPRANQEEPNQLRITDEEIDKIFNSNCGPFEEVKKTAKPKPVVQESKKTIDVPAEATKSAATPKVEKVETKQDVKTTTATKITEQSVKVVEKTVESNTEKKLASNKSESKDKPAPSNNKNMERIPMSPAGTAQFYITWKELSPTQKYQYLKSIEIPNLCKILGAGFDSETYADLLLTLQDYYVPNKEPTTAAVLHEISKNDEFTILAMLMSPEEKKTVTTIMNEIKKFPNNNATLWDKIAKAYNVT from the exons ATGAGTGGTGAAAAAAAGGCTTTCGAGCTGCAAATGCAAGTGCGCCAAAACGCACGCGAATACCAAAGCTCGGTGAAGGATCTGTATTCATGGGAAAAGGAAATCAAAAGCAAGGAACAGGCATTGAAAAATGCGCCTGCCCCAGCGCCAAAC ACTGCAAGTGCTGTGCGCAGCCATGTAACAAAGGAAAACGAGACGTCCAATAAAAAGCCGAAGCATGCTGCCAGCCCTGTGGGCACACCAACTGAGAAGCAGGACTTGCCGGTTGACACTGTCGcccagcagcacaaaaagGCCAATGACATTAAAGATCGTGGCAACAGCTATGTAAAGGTTGGCGACTATGAGCGCGCCATCGAGGCATACACTGAAGCTATAGAGACATATGCTCACGATCCTGTTTACTTTATTAACAGAGCTTTATGTTACCTGAAGCAAGAACG ctatgACCACTGTGTGGACGACTGCGAGGCTGCCATTGCTATAGACAAGACTTGTGTTAAAGCTTATTATCGTCGCATGCAGGCAAACGAATCGCTGGGCAACAATATGGAAGCTCTTAAGGATTGCACTACTGTGCTGGCCATTGATCCCAAAAATATAGAAGCCAAGCGCAGTCTGCAACGCATCAACGATCGTTTGCGCAAAATtg ctaccAAGAGTGGTCCCAATTTCAATGCTGCACGTGATGACTTGGTTGATATTCTACCATTTGATAAGCCAGCGTATAAGCGCTCCAAGAAAGCTATGCGTCGTATGCCTATTGTAGATATAGTATCGCCACGTGCGAATCAAGAGGAGCCCAATCAATTGCGCATTACTGATGAGGAAATTGACAAAATCTTCAATAGTAACTGTGGTCCTTTCGAAGAGGTCAAAAAGACAGCTAAACCCAAGCCAGTCGTTCAAGAAAGCAAGAAAACTATTGATGTACCTGCAGAAGCAACAAAGTCAGCTGCTACTCCAAAAGTAGAAAAAGTTGAGACTAAACAAGatgtaaaaacaacaactgctaCAAAAATCACTGAGCAAAGTGTCAAAGTTGTTGAGAAAACTGTGGAGAGTAATACAGAGAAAAAGTTGGCTTCAAATAAAAGCGAGTCGAAAGATAAGCCAGCCccaagcaataacaaaaatatggaG cgcATACCCATGTCACCTGCTGGTACTGCTCAGTTTTATATAACCTGGAAGGAGCTGTCGCCAACGCAGAAATATCAGTACCTAAAATCGATTGAAATACCCAATCTATGCAAGATACTGGGCGCTGGTTTTGACTCAGAAACTTACGCGGATCTGTTGCTCACATTGCAAGACTACTATGTGCCTAATAAGGAGCCAACTACAGCTGCTGTGCTGCATGAGATAAGCAAAAATGATGAATTTACCATTTTAGCCATGCTTATGTCGCcagaagaaaagaaaa cgGTTACTACCATTATGAATGAAATCAAAAAGTTccccaacaacaatgcaaccTTATGGGATAAAATTGCCAAGGCCTATAATGTAACATAA